From the Gordonia bronchialis DSM 43247 genome, one window contains:
- a CDS encoding carboxyl transferase domain-containing protein: protein MATNGRVGAIGLRDLIVDDGTWESWDHPPDEPVDADAGYADDLERARERSGCDESVITGVGRVGGRTVVLIVSEFAFLGGSIGAAAGNRVVQALRRATSAGLPVLAMPASGGTRMQEGTPAFLQMVAITGAVTAHKAAGLAYLVYLRHPTTGGVFASWGSLGHVTWAQPGALVGFLGPRVYEGLYGEPFPAGVQTAENLSHIQLVDAVLDAKTLRNVLGLVLGLLEKSGAAHHPSVRRETAVPDIDAWTAVQATRETRRAGVIELLGAGESVILNSGPMRLALSRFGNRVAVVIGQDRAAQADGQLIAARHLRVARRGLAMAADLGLPVITVIDTPGAELSASAEEDGLAAEIARCTAELIDVAVPTVSVLLGQGGGGAALALFPADRRVARHDAWLSPLPPEGASLIVHRDTDHAADLARRQGILAAELARSGVIDELIGPTGDISARIAETLMRQLDSIAGPDFAARTRVPGSGR, encoded by the coding sequence GTGGCGACCAACGGGCGTGTGGGAGCGATCGGACTGCGGGATCTGATCGTCGACGACGGAACCTGGGAATCGTGGGATCACCCGCCCGACGAGCCGGTGGACGCCGACGCGGGGTATGCCGACGACCTCGAGCGTGCCCGTGAGCGATCCGGGTGCGACGAGTCGGTCATCACCGGCGTCGGACGGGTCGGCGGGCGGACGGTGGTGCTCATCGTCAGCGAGTTCGCCTTCCTCGGCGGGTCCATCGGAGCTGCCGCGGGAAACCGTGTGGTGCAAGCGCTTCGACGGGCCACTTCCGCAGGGTTGCCGGTGCTGGCGATGCCCGCCTCGGGTGGTACCCGGATGCAGGAGGGGACCCCCGCGTTTCTGCAGATGGTCGCGATCACCGGCGCGGTCACCGCGCACAAGGCGGCCGGGCTGGCCTACCTGGTGTACCTGCGGCACCCGACCACCGGTGGTGTCTTCGCCTCCTGGGGGTCGCTGGGCCACGTCACGTGGGCACAGCCGGGTGCTCTCGTCGGGTTCCTCGGGCCGCGTGTCTACGAGGGCCTGTATGGCGAGCCGTTCCCGGCCGGTGTGCAGACGGCCGAGAATCTTTCCCACATCCAGCTCGTCGACGCAGTCCTCGACGCGAAGACACTGCGCAACGTCCTCGGTTTGGTGCTCGGTCTCCTCGAGAAATCGGGAGCGGCGCACCACCCATCCGTCCGCAGAGAAACCGCGGTGCCCGACATCGACGCCTGGACGGCGGTGCAGGCGACCCGAGAGACGCGCCGCGCGGGGGTGATCGAGCTGCTGGGCGCGGGTGAGTCGGTGATCCTGAACTCCGGCCCGATGCGACTCGCGTTGAGTCGCTTCGGGAATCGCGTTGCGGTGGTGATCGGGCAGGATCGTGCCGCGCAGGCCGATGGGCAGTTGATCGCAGCTCGGCATCTTCGGGTGGCGCGTCGCGGACTCGCGATGGCCGCCGATCTGGGTCTACCGGTGATCACCGTCATCGACACGCCGGGTGCCGAGTTGTCCGCGTCGGCCGAGGAGGACGGGCTCGCCGCCGAGATAGCGCGCTGCACAGCGGAATTGATCGACGTGGCGGTGCCCACGGTGTCGGTGCTGCTGGGGCAGGGCGGCGGTGGTGCGGCGCTGGCCTTGTTCCCCGCCGATCGTCGGGTCGCCCGCCACGATGCCTGGCTGTCGCCCTTGCCGCCGGAAGGGGCGAGCCTCATCGTCCACCGCGACACCGACCACGCCGCGGATCTCGCGAGGCGTCAGGGCATCCTCGCGGCCGAGTTGGCGCGGTCCGGGGTCATCGACGAGCTGATCGGCCCGACCGGCGACATCTCTGCGCGGATCGCGGAAACGCTGATGCGACAACTTGATTCGATCGCCGGACCGGACTTCGCGGCACGTACCCGGGTGCCCGGGAGTGGGCGATGA
- a CDS encoding RDD family protein, translated as MSESPGTPQGKRHNTTHHPVVLDRDKSAGIVSRGIAAIIDLAVVGTILGGGYLAVTLARLLLSVQDFSFPHPHIVFTATGFIVVSVLYLTACWAVSGRTLGCVVMGLRVVGRKGGRMRPVVALLRALICTFLPIGLAWAAVHSQRRAVADIVLRTRVVYSR; from the coding sequence GTGAGTGAGTCGCCCGGCACGCCACAGGGCAAGCGGCACAACACGACTCACCACCCAGTGGTGCTCGATCGCGACAAGAGCGCGGGCATCGTCAGCCGAGGTATCGCCGCGATCATCGACCTGGCGGTGGTCGGCACCATCCTGGGTGGCGGCTATCTGGCGGTGACGCTCGCCCGACTCCTGCTCAGCGTGCAGGACTTCAGCTTCCCGCACCCGCACATCGTCTTCACCGCCACCGGATTCATCGTGGTGTCCGTGCTGTACCTGACCGCGTGCTGGGCGGTGTCGGGACGCACGCTCGGCTGCGTGGTCATGGGTCTGCGCGTCGTCGGGCGCAAAGGTGGCCGGATGCGGCCCGTCGTCGCGCTGCTTCGCGCCCTGATCTGTACGTTCTTGCCGATCGGCCTGGCGTGGGCGGCAGTCCACTCCCAGCGCCGGGCGGTCGCCGACATCGTGCTGCGCACCCGCGTGGTGTACTCGCGCTGA
- a CDS encoding protein kinase domain-containing protein: MTPDVGLARLSATGLDDDRGLWVASQFAEGRTASALLAERGRLDVADVITWTGMVADALDALHRQSIAHGNVGARCIYISDSATNTEVTLAGLDNGWCLGLALSTELTRPTLPDHPSPEFVQDGARDHRSDQFALACTVFELLAGHRPFGSTWHEQVTGTLNGPTPVLSHVRPDVPPWVDDALRRALHKDPAQRFPTCRDFVDALSGRRRPAPQPPKPPKLHLPNGFRICLPKLYQQPVSVGINPHAKVDDPGLRAMQWYVRPGDHVAAGDPLFRGDVLTGGCVGARSVIVHSPVAGTVLDIRVGDGGEAFHGNQLAVIGEVGLSPSMFGDLPLLIPAGAHIHRRETPS; encoded by the coding sequence GTGACACCGGACGTGGGACTGGCCAGGCTCAGCGCGACAGGTTTGGATGACGACCGCGGCCTGTGGGTCGCATCGCAGTTCGCCGAGGGGCGCACGGCGAGTGCCCTGCTTGCCGAGCGTGGCCGGCTCGACGTCGCCGACGTCATCACCTGGACGGGGATGGTCGCCGATGCGCTCGACGCCCTGCACCGACAGTCCATCGCTCACGGCAACGTCGGCGCTCGGTGTATCTACATCAGCGACTCGGCTACGAACACGGAGGTGACGTTGGCCGGACTGGACAACGGGTGGTGCCTCGGACTCGCGCTGTCGACTGAGCTCACACGACCGACATTGCCCGATCATCCGTCGCCTGAATTCGTGCAGGATGGCGCCCGCGACCATCGCAGCGACCAGTTCGCTTTGGCGTGCACGGTATTCGAGCTACTCGCAGGTCATCGACCATTCGGAAGCACGTGGCACGAGCAGGTCACCGGAACGCTGAACGGCCCGACGCCGGTCCTGTCGCACGTACGCCCTGACGTTCCACCATGGGTCGACGACGCCCTGCGGCGCGCCCTCCACAAGGATCCCGCTCAGCGCTTCCCCACGTGCCGAGATTTCGTCGACGCCCTATCCGGTCGTCGACGACCAGCACCCCAACCACCGAAACCACCAAAGCTGCACTTGCCGAACGGGTTCCGAATCTGCCTTCCCAAGCTCTATCAGCAACCTGTCAGCGTCGGCATCAACCCCCACGCGAAGGTCGACGACCCCGGTCTCAGGGCCATGCAGTGGTATGTCCGCCCGGGTGATCACGTGGCCGCAGGTGATCCTCTGTTCAGGGGAGATGTCCTTACCGGGGGTTGTGTCGGAGCCCGGAGTGTCATCGTGCACTCCCCGGTCGCCGGAACGGTTCTCGACATACGAGTCGGCGACGGCGGAGAAGCCTTTCACGGCAATCAGCTCGCCGTCATCGGCGAGGTCGGTCTGTCACCATCGATGTTTGGTGACCTGCCCCTCCTCATCCCGGCCGGCGCGCATATCCACCGACGAGAGACACCATCGTGA